The nucleotide sequence AACATATTTGTACTCTCCGCCGTATATTGCTGTCCTACTTTTGTCAGCGCACATAGTCCACACTGAGCATCAAACTAGTAAAATATAAAGGTAGTCAAATTTGGTTTTTGCCGACTCGGGACGGGACATGCAAAAGTCTCCTTAGAAAAcagaacaaaaattaaacaaaatgttGCAGAAATGTATCGAAATTGTCTGGTCTGGGACAcggaattttttgtttatcttaaTTGGGATTGATAACATAAATGTTAAGTTCAAGTTTGTTATTATATGGGTTGAAACAATTACTTAACTTTTTTATACTTATAGACCTTTTATGTtaacaattttgtaaatatgttcTTCGAATTATTCATACAAAACGTTTTCgctcttttattttattctgataATAATTTCTGAAAAGTGAACTTACCCGAATTTTAGCAGACACGTGACTTTTGCCATCGTTTGTAAGAATAATGTTTTCGTTGTGAAAAACCTCATCTTTGGGGTTACATCGTCCAATGAAAAGATGATGGGGTTTGTCTAATATTTTCACATCAActgaaaatagaaacaaaacgctaatgaattttttcataaaaaaattaacataacgTACTTTTTGGCGATGTTATATTTTCTGTTGTGACCTTAGTGTGTGTGCTTGGATTATCAATACTAATTGTGATAGGATTAGCTGAAATAGTTACACAAATAGTTACtagaatagaaaaataaatccTCATTTTGTATTAATTGACTTCTGATTACCGCTACTGCTATTTTTTAATACACTCATGTCGTTTAAGCTAAAGGTTATCAGAACTATTTCCCAATGCAACAAACTGTCCTACATAATgtgaataatagaaataaaaccatataaaaatgatttcttccaatattcattttagtcagttaaatataataaatttgccATTTACATTTATaccaaatttattgataattctgCATTAATCAACAGAATAATTCTGATCATAGTACAGAGAGAATTACAGTTCAAGGAAACAATCTTCTATCCAAACTAACATATCAGGTAATAAGTATGCAAATACATAAAACTTGCgcattttatatgaatattatcaGTTTTGTCGTTATTGACGCCTGCTAAACATCTGGCCAAAGTACTTTGAATGGAACAGTACTTTTTCGGCGCttacacgaaaaaaaaaaaaatgctgaTAGATTGCAGTTTACTAGAACTGGACCGTTCAAAGAAGTAAATATTATAACCTTTGGAACTCGAttactattattgaaaagtcATACGATACAAAAAGATAGCAATGATTTTAGTTTAAGTGATGAAATATGTCAGATAAACCATTTCGATAAAACTGCTTCGAACACCTTTATAGAAGGATGTTCAGGGATCATTAAATATAATGCAATCGCCTACGTGGACGAGTATAAATATGTCGAAAAGTTATATCGTCAATTCTATGAGCCTAGACCTTCtcgaagtaaaaataattttaaaccaaattcattaataaataatcaagaTTAGTCACCTGTAATTAACCCACCAGAAAGGTTCGATCGCCTTCTACTTATCATTTCTTGTGCCTTTAATAGTCTTTAGAATTAAATAGCtgcaaagaaatatttttttcggatGGAGCTCAAACAAAAATCTTCCGAAAGTCAATTTCTCACATCTCTGCTATTTGCAGTTTCCGCAAGATAAAGTTCGATCGATAACTCACATACCTtctgtatatataatattaaacctataaaaagcttttattgaaaatcaaatctcattaagaaaatttatgtaaacAATAAAATCATCTCTCTTTACTCTCCATCGCcaagaaataaatacattagTAAATATTCAAGACttgtgtatttttattgaaaatgaattatttttataaatatttaattataagttAATAATTGCaatgtaataatttaaagttgCAAGGTATTGTGTGTGATATGTATGCCTGTATAGTAGATCACAAAAATCCCAACGCGACGTTGATGTCTGGGAAGATGAGCTGTTCTGGGAGCATGTCAAACAATTTTactcttgaaaataaataaatagatagaattaaaatgaaattagcaAAAGAATGTAATAGAAGATACTTCTTAACAAATGGATGACAATGGATCAAGTGATTCAGCACGCTTCCAAATCCTGATGAAGATCGAATATTTATATGCGCACGTTTACACCTTTTGGTATTGTAAATCCAGATTTCGTTGTTATTACTTCTTCCAGTAATCGAGCAAAAGCTGGAATACTGGGAAATATCctcaaacattttttcacaCATATGTCATTTCTCAAGTTGTGATAATGTGGGTCGGTTTGGATATTGACAAAGCGATTTAAACTCTTAATCATCTCTTCCTaaaaacacattatttttttttggaagtaCCCAAGGGTattctgaaatttttgaaattgtttaagATGatcataatattgtaatatttctcCTGTTAGGGTTAGgatgttttttggaaattgtatTTGCATGCATGTGCGCGTTTGCTGCAAATTGCAAgtgaaaatgtttaaattgaatagaaattgATCATTGAAATAAAGCCCTAGCTTCTGGACGAGTTCACAAGGTTACATCTTGGGATCTAGTTatccaaattttaaaaactcaagATTCAATATCGTTATGTGCCGAATTATCTCATCCTTCAACTCTAGAATTATTCTTGGCTTATTAACGTGTAGAATTTTTTGAGTATCAAAAACTTGAAGTCCAATGGTGTCAAATTATATAATCGAGGCGACTAATTGACACCAGCACGACGATAAAACGGCCATTGAATTCCTCGCGCGCAGAATTGTAAAGATAAtatcaaatcaatttattaaaagaaatctATGGAACAAGTATCTTAATAAGAATATAAtatccattaaaaataaaaaagatattttgttgGTTATGATCCCAGATTGTACGTCAAAATCCGACGCTCCTGTCACTGCGCTATAATCGAGTCCAACCGTAATCCTCAAATTAAGGTATAGGActgtttaatcaatttattaatgtCCTCACCAAATTTCACtatcttttattttgtcatGAAGTAAGTTTCTAGAATTTTCAATCCCGTTATATCATTACATTTTGAAGTATAGAACATGCaaagaataattaattgatatacaaataaaattattacaaaataaaacgtCACGTGAAAAGCTaataagtttctattttttttttctgaaactgTGAAGAAGTTCCAAAAAAGAACTCGCTTACGAAGTTCGAAAAGTTTGTAAGATGCCAATAGGTCTGTTACATTCTTCGTCATATATCATttacgaaataaattatttttttaacaatccaCTACAATTCGAGCATATTTGGGTggcaaaatttaatttttatattttttcctccACTATTTTCTA is from Diorhabda carinulata isolate Delta chromosome 1, icDioCari1.1, whole genome shotgun sequence and encodes:
- the LOC130892993 gene encoding uncharacterized protein LOC130892993 isoform X2 — translated: MISRRRSNLSGGLITANPITISIDNPSTHTKVTTENITSPKIDVKILDKPHHLFIGRCNPKDEVFHNENIILTNDGKSHVSAKIRMNIDGPVYISCVNIYDEIPDGKGGYPSFVAGGVGYNFIEFKVLTDYGKGFHFFVKIQGYTKDIDVK
- the LOC130892993 gene encoding uncharacterized protein LOC130892993 isoform X1, yielding MRIYFSILVTICVTISANPITISIDNPSTHTKVTTENITSPKIDVKILDKPHHLFIGRCNPKDEVFHNENIILTNDGKSHVSAKIRMNIDGPVYISCVNIYDEIPDGKGGYPSFVAGGVGYNFIEFKVLTDYGKGFHFFVKIQGYTKDIDVK